A window of the Brassica napus cultivar Da-Ae chromosome A2, Da-Ae, whole genome shotgun sequence genome harbors these coding sequences:
- the LOC106397683 gene encoding trihelix transcription factor DF1-like, protein MMQQGDSTTTSAATEAVPLQHNESAATEAAAATSAAVGAFEVSEEMSDRGFGGNRWPRQETLALLKIRSDMGIAFRDATVKGPLWEEVSRKMGELGYIRNAKKCKEKFENVYKYHKRTKEGRTEKSEGKTYRFFDQLEALETHSTSSSHHHQPQSQPHNNSSMFSTPPPVTTVIPPTTNITPSFPNISGDFLSDNSTSSSYSTSSDVEVGDTKTTTTRRKKRKRKWKEFFERLMKQVVGKQEELQRKFLETVEKREHERMVREESWRVQEIARINREHEILAQERSMSAAKDAAVTAFLQKFSEKPNPQCQSIAQPQMEVIHNNQQATQQQTPPPRPPQPLSALDTMKTDNGDQNMTPVSAGALSSSRWPKVEIEALIKLRTNLDSKYEENGPKGPLWEDISAGMRRLGFNRNSKRCKEKWENINKYYKKVKESNKKRPEDSKTCPYFHQLDALYRERNKFHTNNNVASSSSTSGLVKPDNSVPLMVQPEQQWPPVTATTVGATVKPDQHPPQPLDQNFDDEEGTDQEEYDDEEDDEENQEEEGGEFELVPSNNKD, encoded by the exons ATGATGCAGCAGGGTGATAGTACAACCACATCCGCCGCAACAGAAGCGGTGCCGCTACAACATAATGAGTCAGCCGCTACAGAAGCTGCGGCAGCAACATCAGCAGCGGTTGGAGCTTTTGAGGTGTCGGAGGAGATGAGTGACCGTGGTTTTGGAGGAAACAGGTGGCCGCGGCAGGAAACGCTTGCGTTACTGAAAATACGATCTGACATGGGAATAGCGTTTCGAGACGCAACCGTTAAAGGACCCTTATGGGAAGAGGTTTCCAG GAAAATGGGGGAGCTTGGTTACATAAGAAACGCAAAGAAATGTAAAGAGAAATTTGAAAACGTTTACAAATACCACAAAAGAACCAAAGAAGGCCGTACCGAAAAATCCGAAGGCAAAACTTATCGCTTCTTCGATCAGTTAGAAGCTCTCGAGACTCACTCAACCTCGTCTTCACACCACCATCAACCGCAATCGCAACCTCACAATAACAGCTCCATGTTCTCCACTCCTCCTCCGGTAACAACTGTTATACCGCCGACAACAAACATCACTCCTTCGTTTCCAAACATCTCTGGAGACTTTCTGTCGGATAACTCAACATCGTCTTCTTATTCGACTTCTTCTGACGTTGAGGTTGGCGACACGAAGACAACAACcacgaggaggaagaagaggaagaggaaatgGAAGGAGTTTTTCGAGCGGTTAATGAAACAGGTTGTTGGTAAGCAAGAGGAGCTTCAACGCAAGTTCTTGGAAACTGTTGAAAAGCGTGAGCACGAGAGGATGGTTAGAGAAGAATCTTGGAGAGTTCAAGAAATTGCTCGAATAAACCGCGAGCACGAGATTTTAGCTCAAGAACGCTCCATGTCCGCGGCTAAAGACGCTGCGGTCACGGCGTTTCTTCAGAAGTTTTCAGAAAAACCGAACCCTCAATGCCAATCAATCGCACAACCGCAAATGGAGGTTATCCACAACAACCAGCAGGCGACACAGCAGCAAACGCCACCTCCTCGCCCTCCTCAGCCGTTATCGGCCTTAGACACTATGAAAACGGACAATGGTGATCAGAACATGACTCCAGTGTCGGCAGGAGCCTTGAGCTCTTCGCGGTGGCCAAAAGTGGAGATAGAGGCATTGATAAAGCTGAGGACGAAtcttgattcaaaatatgaagaGAACGGACCTAAAGGACCGTTATGGGAAGATATATCTGCAGGGATGAGAAGGTTAGGATTCAACAGGAACTCAAAGAGATGCAAAGAAAAATGGGAAAACATCAATAAATACTACAAGAAAGTCAAGGAGAGCAACAAGAAACGCCCTGAAGATTCCAAGACTTGTCCTTACTTTCACCAGCTTGATGCTTTATATAGAGAGAGGAACAAATTCCACACCAACAACAACgtagcatcttcttcttcaacatccGGTTTAGTCAAACCGGATAATTCTGTTCCTTTGATGGTCCAACCGGAGCAACAATGGCCTCCAGTTACGGCAACTACGGTTGGTGCAACGGTTAAACCCGATCAACATCCTCCACAGCCGTTGGATCAGAactttgatgatgaagaaggtaCAGACCAAGAAGAATATGATGATGAGGAAGACGAtgaagagaatcaagaagaggaaggaggtgAGTTTGAGCTTGTACCGAGCAATAACAAAGACTAG
- the LOC106416863 gene encoding glutathione S-transferase T3-like: MANGKFFSNLLFSQIPVDLDSPEPFWFGSQGPDDSPFMSAPDVPAKSPVSSSPDVRAKSGVNPNASGPERRKWTPREDKILIGAWLNTSKDPVMSNEQKSTSFWKLPRETTPCKQRWSRINGDVSKFCGSYDAALREQRSGQNDDDVMKTALDIFFNTVGYKFAMDHCWRELRYDQKWCSHYPAKDAGKEKRKQAVEVDTEVAQGVDPEVRPPGVKAAKASTKKKKSGREEELSRLHGVLEIKEKLSKQKLLDRLLAKKEPLSDMENSSHVGRRHGSLSDGVGITGDGVGFTGDGGGITGVVV, encoded by the exons ATGGCTAATGGAAAATTTTTTAGTAATCTTCTCTTTAGTCAAATTCCAGTTGACCTTGATTCACCAGAACCTTTTTGGTTCGGTAGTCAAGGTCCTGATGACTCTCCTTTCATGAGTGCTCCCGACGTTCCTGCTAAGTCTCCTGTGAGCTCTTCTCCGGACGTTCGGGCAAAGTCTGGTGTGAATCCAAATGCCTCAGGTCCTGAGAGGAGAAAATGGACTCCCAGAGAGGATAAAATCCTTATTGGTGCTTGGCTTAACACCAGTAAGGACCCTGTGATGAGCAACGAGCAGAAGTCCACTTCTTTCTGGAAGC TACCGAGAGAGACCACCCCTTGCAAGCAGAGGTGGTCTAGGATTAACGGCGATGTATCCAAGTTCTGTGGCTCCTACGATGCGGCTCTGAGGGAGCAGAGAAGTGGGCAAAACgatgatgatgtgatgaaaaCCGCCTTGGACATTTTCTTCAACACGGTCGGCTACAAGTTCGCCATGGATCACTGCTGGAGGGAGCTGAGATACGACCAGAAATGGTGCTCCCACTATCCTGCTAAGGACGCTGGAAAGGAGAAGCGCAAACAAGCTGTGGAGGTGGATACAGAAGTGGCCCAAGGTGTCGATCCAGAAGTTAGACCTCCCGGGGTTAAAGCGGCCAAAGCTAgtaccaagaagaagaagagtggcaGGGAGGAGGAGTTGTCGAGGCTACATGGGGTTTTAGAAATTAAAGAGAAACTGTCTAAACAAAAGCTTCTTGATCGTTTACTAGCTAAGAAAGAACCTCTCTCAGATATGGAAAACA GTTCGCATGTGGGAAGGCGTCACGGGTCTTTATCTGATGGAGTAGGAATCACGGGTGATGGAGTAGGATTCACGGGTGATGGAGGAGGAATCACGGGTGTAGTTGTATGA
- the LOC125584244 gene encoding uncharacterized protein LOC125584244, which produces MSTSSSDGLDERIDELVDEIVEDYYNDIVEDQPDDEANRAYIERDREGGDDQLWNDYFSEDPTYSAQIFRRRFRMNKNLFLRIVRALKQNFIFFQQRKDATGRCGLSSLQKCTAANSSACLWYSG; this is translated from the coding sequence ATGTCAACATCTTCATCCGATGGTCTAGACGAAAGAATAGACGAACTTGTTGATGAAATAGTTGAAGATTACTACAACGACATAGTGGAGGACCAACCCGATGATGAGGCGAACCGTGCTTATATTGAACGAGACCGTGAAGGAGGAGATGATCAGTTATGGAATGACTACTTCAGTGAAGACCCGACATACTCGGCACAAATATTTAGAAGACGTTTCCGCATGAACAAGAATTTATTCCTGCGTATTGTCAGAGCCCTCAAGCAGAACTTTATATTCTTTCAGCAGAGAAAAGATGCAACCGGGAGGTGCGGTCTATCatcacttcaaaagtgtacggcGGCAAATTCGTCTGCTTGCTTATGGTACAGCGGCTGA